TCGTCCGCTCATCAAGCACCGAGAGTTCTCATCGCTTCACAAAGCGTGGAATGCTCGGCTGGATGATGATCTCTACGGTCAGCGCAGTCAGAACGAGACGGTTAACTCCCGCCTCAAACGGAAATACGGCGCATTCGTCCGCTCACAGCAGTGGTGGAAACAGTTTCGGGAACTCACCATCGCTTGTTTCACTCATAACATCGACCGATCACTCTAATTGGCAAATACAGAGAGCATCTGTGATAGAATGCTATCGCATTCAGTCCGAACAAGTCAGATTTGGATTGGAATCGGCGAACTGACCATTCGGGTTCTCGGTGAATAGCCAGACGTGGAGTCCATAGTGTCTGGGTTGATCTGAATAATGGCCCTCCATCGGTCCACGGAAAGTTCGCCGGTCATCGCCAGCAAAGAGTGCAGGAGGTTCCTCGACGTCACTCGCGGGGACGAACCATTCAGCTCCCCTCAGCTCGTACTGGTCGGTGTCTGTTTGTTCATAGAGGAGAACGTTTGGCATATCGTAGGACACCTGGGGCACATCCTCTTTCACGAATGGGGTACCCAGCCCATCGATACAGGTGCCGATGTTTCGATAGCCATCGTTCATCGCCTTCTCGTGGTCCTTGTATTTCTCCAGCTTGAGCTTCGCGTCGTTGACCCCCGCTCCCGAGCCGCTCTGTCCGGAGCCACCGTCAGTCGTGCCATCCAGTTGGCCGAGACACCCTGCCCCCAAAACGAGAAGTGGTGCCGACGCAGAGAGGAGGTCTCGTCTGTTCATAACTAGCTCTGTCCCGCGCTGGACATAAAGCTCCCCGAGAGTGAAAGAGACGTTTTAACGAAATACGACTCCCTAACTATGAGTGATCCCACGAAATAGCTCGATAGATGTGTAGAGCTATCTAATGGCTATTGCACTGCAGATGATATCAAGATAATAGGATTTCAACAAAGCCATTTAAACATTAATCATATTGCCAACCAATGGTAGGGGAACTCATGCTACTCGATGACGTAGTTGAGGAAGGACTTGCGACGTACGATCTGTCCCGAAGCATGGAAGCTGAAGACGCAGGCCGAATAGCTACGATGCTGGAAAACTGAACGACTGATGGTTGAATCATGCCTGACGACACACGCCATGTGAATGGAGCAACAGTCAGGGACCTCCTCTCAGTTGCGACTCTCCTCGAAGATCCACAGCTAGCGGGTCTGTACGCGCACCTCTATCGTGAAGAGCCTGCGACTGTTCGCGAGATCATGAACGCGCTCGACTTCTCTCGGGAGACCACTCAGACGTTACTGTCTCGGCTCGAAGAGATGGGCACAGTTGAGACACTTACTGATGACGAGCCACAGAAGTACCGAGCGATCAGCATCGAGCTCTCGTTGTCCGCGGATCAGGGCGATCGGACCTACACAGTGACGCCGGCGTTGATCGACGCTGTCGGCAGACGCTGTGCAGACGGCGACATCGATACATACATCGACCGTCACGGACTCGCTGGGCTTGCGACGGCGCTCATCTATGCTGTCGATCGGGAACGATCCAGAGTGACACATCGGCTGATGGCCCGTGATCTGGATATCGCCCCGCTGGAAGCCGAGATCATTCTTCAAGCACTTCGTCCAGTCGTCCACGACCACTTCGAGATCGAGGTCGCAGACAGTGGCGATGTATTTGAGTCCGAAAGCAACGCCCCGTGAGGGAAGCTCACACTTTTCCTCGATATCTGCATATCGACGTTGTAGTAGCTATTTTGACTGTTGCCGAATTACTGGTATCTATTGGATGTACGAATTGTTCGATGGGACGGCCGCTCGCGTGCTGCTCGCAATCGAGTCCGGAGATTCGATCCGACAGGTCGCCCAGCACATCCACACCCCCTACGAGACGGTCCGCCAGGCCGTCAACCGGCTTGAGGACGCGGGCTATCTCGCGTACGACGATGGGCTGTTCGTCGCCGACGATCGCGTTCGTGAGGCGGCACGCGACCTGTTGGTGGCGAGTGCCGGCGTGAGTCCGCCGTCTATCGAGGAGGCGTACGTCCTCCCGCAGTTCGGTGACTGGCCGTTCGCGTTCGCCCGGATCGATGCAGTCTACGTCTGGACGCAGGGTGGCTACCAGGTCGGTCGCGACCCTGATGACTATCCGCTGTTTCTCGCCGTTCGGGAGCAGGATGTCGAGGCGTGGCAGGAGTTTTTCCAGCAGTTTAGCCTCCCGACGGCGTTCGAGCGACAGCCGCGGGACGGACTCGATGGCCCGCTCCAGATCGTCCTTGATCCGCGACCGACGCTCGAAATCGACCACGTCGACGGCTACCCAGTCGTCCCGCGCGACGAGACCGTCGCCTACATGTGCGAACACTACGCGCAGTTCCAGTCGGCGCTGGCGATACTCGATCGCATGTACGACGACCTTGATCTCGACGTGGCCTATCGCGAATCGGAACAACCCGACTGATCGGCCTACGTCGAGGAGGTGAATTGGCGTACTCCGGTCTATACGAACAATTGCTCGATCGACTGCTGGACGATATTCGAATCGACACCGATGAGGCTCGCTGTTTGTTCATAGAGCCCTTCTGATACCGCTGCTCGAAACGTCTCCACGCCATCGTTCGAAACACGGTCACGAACAGCCGAGCGCATTTCTCCATACTCATCGACGTACCAGAGGAGGGCGTGGAGGTCGGCAAGATCTTTCAGTCGCTTGTGGCTCTTATCACGCTCTGGAAACGCTCGGATTTTCATCGCTGCCAGCGCTGTTGGAGGCGCAATCAGGGCTGTTTCCGGTGTCGTCCACGAGACATACTCTCCGAGCGGTTCTCCTTCGTCGTCTGCAAACACCGGTGCAAGAAGCGGTTCAGCAGGAGGCCGGAAGCCGAACGTCTCTTGGAACTCATCGAGCCTCGTCGTATCTGGGATGATATCGATATCGACCCGGA
This portion of the Halogeometricum sp. S3BR5-2 genome encodes:
- a CDS encoding DUF7437 domain-containing protein, with translation MPDDTRHVNGATVRDLLSVATLLEDPQLAGLYAHLYREEPATVREIMNALDFSRETTQTLLSRLEEMGTVETLTDDEPQKYRAISIELSLSADQGDRTYTVTPALIDAVGRRCADGDIDTYIDRHGLAGLATALIYAVDRERSRVTHRLMARDLDIAPLEAEIILQALRPVVHDHFEIEVADSGDVFESESNAP
- a CDS encoding nucleotidyl transferase AbiEii/AbiGii toxin family protein, whose amino-acid sequence is MSNADRSQYAEAVTRLSEQELQDVIAVAEPPTCLLGGWAVHLHVTTGFQDAHGRPYIGSRDIDLGIHIDPEWSVTDLQAAPVATTLERIEADLGYNRGRFGFYQQFHRETGDRLSNEDVRSQPAHNIFRVDIDIIPDTTRLDEFQETFGFRPPAEPLLAPVFADDEGEPLGEYVSWTTPETALIAPPTALAAMKIRAFPERDKSHKRLKDLADLHALLWYVDEYGEMRSAVRDRVSNDGVETFRAAVSEGLYEQTASLIGVDSNIVQQSIEQLFV
- a CDS encoding helix-turn-helix domain-containing protein, producing MYELFDGTAARVLLAIESGDSIRQVAQHIHTPYETVRQAVNRLEDAGYLAYDDGLFVADDRVREAARDLLVASAGVSPPSIEEAYVLPQFGDWPFAFARIDAVYVWTQGGYQVGRDPDDYPLFLAVREQDVEAWQEFFQQFSLPTAFERQPRDGLDGPLQIVLDPRPTLEIDHVDGYPVVPRDETVAYMCEHYAQFQSALAILDRMYDDLDLDVAYRESEQPD